A window from Salminus brasiliensis chromosome 7, fSalBra1.hap2, whole genome shotgun sequence encodes these proteins:
- the bglapl gene encoding bone gamma-carboxyglutamate (gla) protein, like, producing the protein MKTFTLLVLFAVLAACMSMGVYPDVITDPEADPEADPEADPTAAPADPDADSSVSDSSSASDSSSASDSSSASDSSSASDSASDSASDSASDSSSSESNSISAEATPGPEHVMVKRSVATSMLRRHRRAGPTGTNLTPVQLESLREVCEVNVACDEMADTNGIVAAYTAYYGPIPF; encoded by the exons ATGAAGACCTTCACCCTCCTCGTCCTCTTTGCTGTGCTGGCTGCCTGCATGTCCATGGGAG tgtaccCAGACGTCATCACTGATCCTGAAGCTGATCCTGAAGCTGATCCTGAAGCTGATCCTACAGCCGCTCCCGCTGATCCTGACGCCGACTCCTCAGTTTCCGACTCTTCCTCCGCCTCTGACTCGTCCTCCGCCTCTGACTCGTCCTCCGCCTCCGACTCTTCCTCTGCCTCAGATTCAGCATCCGACTCAGCGTCCGACTCAGCATCTgactcctcctcttctgagtcCAACTCTATTAGTGCTGAAG CCACACCAGGACCTGAGCATGTGATGGTGAAGAGATCTGTAGCCACATCCATGCTGAGGAGACACAGGAGAGCAGGCCCAACTGGTACAAACCTCACTCCTGTCCAGCTGGAAAG CCTGAGAGAGGTGTGTGAAGTCAACGTGGCCTGCGACGAAATGGCCGACACAAACGGCATCGTGGCGGCCTACACCGCCTACTACGGCcccatcccattctaa